The Dreissena polymorpha isolate Duluth1 chromosome 8, UMN_Dpol_1.0, whole genome shotgun sequence genome includes the window ATATAATCACTgtaatttattgaaacataaacttactttatttactgCGCTTTTTATGTCATATAACAGTGATGCaaccagggcttttttccttctttgagactggccgtggaaggacattttGACACAGACAATTCACAAATTTAACACGGCCgagattttttacaaaaatggccGTTTCAAACTCTACAAATGGACATTTTGAGCTCAAAATTGTCACAAACGGCCATTTCACAATCTATAAATACATTTGatttcactgttttttttccGAATTCGCAAATTATGTTTACTTATTGTTAAACTGTCAttgcttgttttaatcgattACAAACGTGAATAGATTAAAATTTTGAATTTGGTGCAACCGATGTATTCGCGGCTGATCAACCTcaccattaaacaaacaaaatggcttcGCGTAACTCGCATTTCTAtgttaaaaagatttaaaatacatcaaataatCCTGATTTATTGCAATTCGGGATTACAATAAAGAAACAGACAATTTCTACAGAAGAGTTAGTGTTTTTACAATACACTATTAAAACAGACATGGTTTATATAATAGGAAAGTCATTTGAAATTTTGATAAAAGTACATGACATGCATGATTGATGTAGTATAACCGAGAGCGATCCCGACTTGTTATTCTCGATTTCTATACCTTATAAGTTAACAAGTGTAAATATTGGTTAATCCTTTCCCCGATAGATGCGTATAAGcccgagtctatcgattccccgatacatgcgtttattaccgtctctatcgattaccgcatacatgcgaaATTTTCcgtgtctatccattacccgataatcccgtatattcccaatgtccattttcaaatgcaaattctgattaatattgacgacaaaagtgctcaagaaaactcattaacacagacatccaacatttttccaaagtatcaaatgaattttggcatatgtttctatttaaagatttgatgaaataggtgtccaatcgggacaaggaTAGTCCAACACgcgtaaataacttaatgtggtgtGTGCGCATTGTGTACAGTTCATGTCCTTTTACAAATTGTAGcagtaaataaatacatgtatatgcccattagtgctgcaacaatacgccaaaaaccgtattgcaatatattgtcagttcaaaaacccgtattgcaatatatcgcaatatattgctatcttgtaccaaaattataacttgccaattacccgataatcccgtatattccagttttaaagcaaattctggtaaatatttactttaaatgtactcaagaataacaagaaacacaaacatttgcaaattttcttaagtatcaaatacattttggcatttgttactatttaaagatgtgatgaaataacgtccaaccgcggcgtttttttccactgaacacgcgtaattcacctgacgtgatgttcccatttttatacaacacaaaatacacccatactttccatgcaacgttctacatgtctgtataattttcgcgcgctttttattgagacaaaggataaagcactttttatttgacgctagaatttcttattgtcgcattagcattaaaatttggaagcgtatttccAAAATtcgaattacaaatttaataatgctcaattcagaatcgaacgaaacatttacagctgttcGCAATTAATTCAaagataatctgttcaaaagcatcgaacgaatgctccgatgtaacaatgctactccgtaaaatacactttcagaatgttacttttaagaaaaaaaaattacaatgctttgttttgtttaccttgttatcattatttcggatggcttttcttgacgaaatgtgaatgaatttgtaaaattttcgtactggtatgatgaaaatcgtagcgcaatacaatatgcagattgcgtattgcgatatataccgatataccggtatattgttgcagcactaatgcccatgatattttcgtgtccagtGTTGGTCTTGaaaaaaagcgcgcgaaaattggtgtgggtgtatttatttatacacaaaaactgcgtagcgcCGATAACATTGTAAAAGCTTTGTAGTaaatttccatttgagtatcggggtatcttgcaaattattttgacattttcctgaataaaataaaagtaataaacactgtatcattttcataatttagttccttcaatattgcaacaattattgtactgtatctgattgcacgcaaagtgccgtgtacaattcatattcttttacaacgaccaattaatagcgtcatctatatttagattttatgcaacatgtacaagtcattttctggaaattgggagaaagtaaaagtgatttttcgaaaataaaccaacgttttttttccatttaatttgtcataattataaatattttgtgttgtttgtgtatgtttgtttggttctcatttgtttttagcaaatcttatgaaaattaatatcgtaatggttaatgtttaaagcaagtcccgtttctgagatcatatacgagaattacttcgacaTGTTAACTgacattgttttgacagacgacacgtgttcatcaaaagtttgtgtttttgtaatacacaggatattggattatcgctgcttgattgagcaataaaataagaatttgttcgaggcagaaaaaaatctggcagaattaaatctggggagaaccaaaatgtgagaatagaattctgtgcagaataaaatctgttaaatattaaattctgtacagaaaattttctgtacaaaaaatgtatgcaggaagaaaaagcaaaataaacagaacatcaataaataacattttttttaatgagattataaaatataaacaataaaatgtacaccATGAAATATACTGACAGtaccaatatttttgttgttgttgaattgatCACATTATGACAGGGTAAAAATTAAACAATCTAACACCCCCTATTTTTAGtctcaatttaaacaagatgatttcatttatttcctgGAGTAGTCTATTAATTTTTGGAGTGTCATGGCCTTGTTGAAGGAGGTGTCATCTGGAACTGTTTTGCTGTGGTCTTTGCACCGCATCCAGACATAACCTAtcggaaaaaaataaatgtttatacatttacatatttatatcattcctaaacaagagcaccgcataacaggtgccaacgctcggctgcgagtgcagttttgaataaataaaagcttgtcagattttttttttttttagaggccacagtgaccttgacctttgacctagtgacccaaaaatgggtgtgcgtgtagaactcatcaaggtgcatctacatatgaagtttcaaagttgtaggtggaagcactttgattttagagcaaaatgtcaaggtttaagcacGTCGGACGGCTGACGCCGGACgacgagctagctatgacaattcctggaaaacagccaagctaaaaaactGATACATTGTGAAACCAATTTATTCTAACTTCTCAGTTTCAAAACTTCTGTGATTTACAACAGTAATGCCATACCTGTAATAAAGACATCAAACATCAAGTGCCAGCCCAACAAAATTCACTTATAGCACAAACATCCAATTGAATTTCAAACTATTGTTTGATTCTAGTATTAATTAGACCCAAAGTTAAAATGTGATCCCAATAGTTTTTCGGTATTTAGTAAAtgttactttgaccttgatcCGACTTTAACTGaaaacaactaaattttctaCGTTTGCAtgattgtttgattttgttggatTATTGGCTGTTGTCAACAGCATATCAACAATATGCTGTCATATCATTGCGGTAAGTTAACCAACTCACAGTATCCTGGAATAGCTGGTTTACCAGGACCAAGTGTTTATACCAAATAGTGAAACTAATGTCAGTAAGTTGAGTAACAGACAACTCAGAGGAAGGGTGAGAATGGCTGTAAAAAGGATAAAGCTAACACACAATTTGTgtccaatacctccatccaagctcaagttaaccttttttatttttagtgacACATTTGGGCTCTGTATGCAATCCCTATCTTGGCCTCAATGCAAGGTCATCAATTGAGTTTaggcaaacttaagttattgacaaGATACGCCCTACCCGCATTTAATAATCTCATTTTTACTTTTCTTTGAAAACCTggtcataaatttaaataaaattcctaccactgtttcattatgttaaatacagtacagccaaagcggaacaaacatatttcgcgatccgcggcggcaaggcgaaacgagtcgatgccgcgtcagtcgttgaagccgcgtcagtatgcggcggcaagtagcatttcgccgcgaaacttcgtatctgtccgccgaggcatgccgcggtccgcgacatgatgccgagtcgatgcgatcatgaaatattttttttttaattattagttacatgtagttaacaaattttgaaagaacaattataataataattaaaatcataataaatttattgtgcgcggattgtattagcatatatatttgtaagcatagttaatgtgtctggccaattattaagtttgtttcccgcctgtagcgtatgtatttcacacataaacaaggtcacgtaattatgttttcgcacatacaagtggtcaaggctccagcatatggtgtatttataaattaattgcatgttgattccgctattatattttagctgagaaaattagaagtttgaagccacatcaataatcaagacggtgacaacgtatttgtagttttgttaattatcagcttattataactattgtttgaatatgcgtatataaacatgttttattttgttcatattatacagttaatatcgctactaattacccgataatcccgtatattccagttttaaagcaaatgctggtaaatattaacgatacacaaacattctcgatattgccttatgtatcaaatacattttggcatttgttactatttatagagatgatgaaataacgtctaatcggggcggtttttttctccactgaacacgcgatttacgcctgacgtgatgttcatgtatttatacaacacaaaatacacccaaactttccaaacgacgttctacatgtctgaataattttcgcgcgctttttatgaaacaaaggatattttagcactgtttatttgacgctagaatttgccaaaggacgcgttagcattaaaatttggaagtgtgtttcggattacaaatttaataatgataatcgaacgaaacataaacagttgcgcgtaattaattctacgctacacatacatgtatgtacatgtaggtggatatcttttcactcgatccgccgcgtacgtatgcggcggatttactccgcgaaagtacgcgtggttaatacagactcggtgtcgttgcgcggatcgatgccgagtgccacggcgatacgccgcgtgaacacacgattcggccgccgtggactaataatctggccgtggcgtagccgcggattatgtttgtgccgctttggctgtactgtacctagcaaaaaaaaaacaagacaaaatGTACCTTTGCAGGCAGAAATGATGACGGCATCAAGCACAGGCTTTATGTCATGCTTGTTCCCCGCCAGAACCTGACTCGGATTtattgctgtttaaaaaaaattgaaagcaCTTCATTCCACttaactaaaaaatatatattttaagacagacgttgatctaaatcaaaatctgtgaacattgcTAATCAAAGGTTGAATTGAAGCATTTGTCAAAGTTATGTATGCTTTATGATGATAcaataaaacttttactttaataCCTTACATACCCGGAACTAGTTTCACCATCAGGTAAAAGGCAGCACTGCAAAACTTGCGCAATCCAAATCTTTTTATTGTGGTTGGATTATGTTCCATCAGTTGAACCATCTGGAAAATTATAATCATTAATCTTTATTTACTTGCCTGCTAATGCAAATAACATGAGGGTCAAAGGAAAATAGTAAGCTTACCAGTACCTAAGACCCAAAGTAACTCAACTGATTTGTGCAGTTTGTCACTTGTGTTCAGAAGATTTCATTATAACAATACAAGATCGAAGAATTACCTTGGTGTCTATGTTTTTGTATGTATAGGAACCATTTCCCTACTCGGCGTAttaccattaaaacaaatgttgtttttttaagatgagcaaaagtgctattatttgaaaaatatgttcaaaacaagtttcataaagattttacattaaatatttctACAACAGTGTTTACATGGTAAATGTTTGAGGCACAATGgataaaaggcaatcacaaaagttTACAATAAGAAcaaccttgtgctcaggtgatctaaaagcctccttaaaagatcttatatatacatacatagactgacatcatatagctcaccatgagcatttcGTGCTAAGGTGAACTAAAAAAaagttctgctcaataacttgagtttggatggcgATACTGCATATATCTTTTGTATGTAGATTCATTGCTTACATACAGACCTAGCATAGGAATTCATTCGGGGACCAGgcgtttcaaggtcaaggtcattgttacacAAAATAGGAAGTTATGATTTATGCATTATAAGTTGAATATGCAcaaccaaagtttcaattttaaacaaatttacaaacaaagccAAATTCTGTCAAcagattaaatacatattttgatgaaagaaaaagcaaatattaacatacctCTGGTAATGATAATTCTTTCCTCATAGTCTTCTGCGCCCCATTTCATGGAACATTTTGCTTTTCGCTTGAAAACTTCGAATGTCAAGTCTCTTGAGATTTTGTCGCACACTTACAAGTGTACTATTCTTTTCAAAGAAGACTAAACCACCTTTTCAAAGTAGACTAAACCAAACATCTTTAAACCATATATATTACAACACTTAAATAAGGTTATGTCttaattgttcatatttataatggtatttttattttttgtcacaaattttgttatgttaaagcactcgcattcaaatgaatattttcataaaacaaaagCCAAGTAAAGTAAATGTGCTGAAATAggagtaaatttatcacacctgcCACTGGCGTTTGGGTAAACTTGGGTAATTGGATCTCTCTCTATCTtggatatcatttaaaatgtcacTGCTGAGAAACAGCAGACAATATGTtcaattttcagtattttgggacAATTTATCCAGCAATAAGCAAAGAATAAAAATTTTGTACAAAAATTAAACCTTATTTCACTCCATTGTAGATTTTTCTTTAAGCCTGTTTGATTAAATTGTAACTTTCCATGTTCCTTATGGTATGAACAAtactgctgttgttttttttgctaattAATAATATGCTGTATTTTGTGGTCATTTTAACTATCGTATGAATTGAACATTACTGTTAGTTTTCAGTGAATAGAGAAATGTttcctgcaataaacaataagaaactgaaatcagaagcctgtttcttaaattatacaagtcccattttgaaattttgaatcTGAATTTTTTCTAAGTCCAACATTCTGCCTCATTTTTCTACCAAGTACAGAAATTCTGCCTTGCTAAAATGCAAagtgctaaaaatctgtcttgtaaaaattataagtgttaaaattctgGTGTAATAATCTTTACAGATaaaattctgcttcattgtaattctgcttagAAAATCTGTACAGATTTCAAGGTATATTCTTGGTCTGTGTCCTCTTTGTACAGAAAAAAGgaattctgtcttgattctgggcagattttgtacagactctATACAGAATTTGCATAGAAATTTCGTACAGGTTGTTGAAAAAAAGTGTCAATTaaaagacaatgaaaatattattttaatgcattatttaaagacatttcaatATGATGAAAGTATTAAACATGCTTATACTATTTCTTTACCAACTAATTTTCACAATTTGTACAAGTTTGCGACTCGTTTTTCACCATTTtcaaaagtttgcgactcatttttcaccAGGGAGGGAATctggaaaaaaagccctgatgcGATAATGTGTGTTGTATATAGGGATTTATTTCTTAACAGGATGTTGaagaattaattattttattttacataactttcagtccccttatgatagtgaataagtgttgcaagtatgaaagcaatagcttttatactttaggaataaaatggaccaaaacacaaaacttaacaaaatttgcaatattctaagaataaaaagggcacattattctgtcaaaatgccagcaaatgttatgtaactttgcctgcacagtcccctcatgattgtaagtgtgccatgtttgaatgcaaaagcattgatactttatgagaaaagtggacctaaacacaaaacgtaacaacatttgcaatattctaagaataaaaagggcacataattctgtcaaaatgccagccagacaGGGCTTGAAAtcaacactcgcacactcgcaaaatgcgagtgcaaAATACAGATtgtgagttaagttttaagccactagtattttttcggcaagtaaagaaatagtggaaaaactataagtaatattgctaaatgcgctcaaCGTCGTGAAccctaaaccgtaggtcaatttatagaatgtCCCAATACCCGAATgcagaagcgcgcaccttgtatgtagacttgtatacttatagtacagatacgcggatgttattggtacaaagaacgtgaaacagtctaCTAATttacacgtgttcattgaacttgaacaggcATGGCGTTGAAgtgaaaaataactagtttctttttgcccacataCTGTAACCGTTTTCTCCCCACGGTCAGTTTTATCGCATGGCCCAAAACAACATGGATTAGTTTGGGCAAACAGCGGTAAATTTAATTGCTGCCACCAGTCCACGTTCAATTTGTGAACAATTATTAAATCCAAACTCAAATGTCTTCTactaattttatttcacaatcacACATTATTCAAGAAAGCACACTAGAAATACACTTTTATGATTAGtaacaaaaagtatatttaaaacatttaagtattgATTTCAAGACAcaagttttcaacaatatatatttaaagcatcCACCCGTTTCCCTCCTGAACTCCTTTTTAATCTCCAAAACCCTCTTTATATACTATTCAAATAAGGCTGTATGCAAATTTTCGCTAATATGCAAATTTTTGCCAATATGCAAATTTTCACCAATATGCAAATTTTCGCAAATATGCAAATTTTTGGAAATTGCAGAAATTGAGAGATTTATGGCAATTAGCAGAAATGCAGAGGTACTCATGGGAGAGATGGCCTGCACCTAGTATTAAACAGAGGTCACTGTTTGACCAGCAATAACATTATAGAAGTATCCATTACTCCCAActtgaacataattaaatggACAAAATgagcttattaaaaaaatgcaacaaaactgaaataacaacacaaaagataaagcaaagttaactatggagttagaaaaaaaacaacggaaataaaattgtttccagcaaaatttgcgagaatgtttttgattttgcgagttagtattaaagctgctcgcaatgttttgcaagtagaagaaaaagttaaattcgagccctgccagagttatctaactttgcctgcccagtcccctcatgatagtaagttagtgtgccatgtttgaatgcaatagctttgatactttatgagaaaagtggatgCAGACGTCGaggctcaggtgatgacaatagttcatatttaaaaaaatagatcagctaaaaatgtttatatttacagtctatatattttattttacatttcgcTACTTTTTCTGAACAGAAGTTTTGTACAGATTTTACTCGGCACAGAATTCCATTCTCCCATTTTAGTTCAAGACTCCCCAGATTTAATTCTACCCAGATTTTGTTTGCCCAGAAGAAAATTGcttaaataattcgtaaaatctgtAAAGAATTAGTTCTTCGTCTGTATTGAAACAATAATACATAGAAATCTGGTACAACTAATTTTTAATGGACGCACAGtgattttttgctttttttttgttatagcttgtgccatttggattgggaaaattagcgtgataaaccatgaaatagtgcatgtttgacagcatttttatattattaagtgctgctttaatgtcttcttacaatgaagacagcatatagttaatatccttccacatgcatattaaacttgcaataatctatagattcttataTACACCATTTAATGATAACCTCtttaagagtattaatttaattcagattttttttaattaaatgtcataTGGTGataacattaacaaataatttttcaaattaaatatcatatggtgaaaacattaaaaaatattaacaaacacactttagtgtttttgctgtgttaatgatgtattaaatggagttaaaataatatatttaatgtgtttacctttcaatatcttgcacatTACATCCTCATTTTAATGCTATTACAGtaaactgaacagcgtgacaaacataataaagcagaatatgcatatgaatctgagtatacacagatccactaacatataaatcaaatcatgtttgtctctttccattttcgaacgatactcatcttgaatgctttaactttgtgaactttccaacactggtttccgtgacgcACAATCACTGTGCAAATTTCtaataaatgtttgttgttttttatttgaaacgtagtattttgtgttaattg containing:
- the LOC127841700 gene encoding uncharacterized protein LOC127841700, whose product is MRKELSLPEMVQLMEHNPTTIKRFGLRKFCSAAFYLMVKLVPAINPSQVLAGNKHDIKPVLDAVIISACKGYVWMRCKDHSKTVPDDTSFNKAMTLQKLIDYSRK